GCTTCGGCGGCGGATTGGGACTCGGCAGCTGCGGCACGTTGCTCTACACGCCGCGTCCCGGACAATCGCTCGTGTTGTTAAATGAATTTCATCCTTTGCCGCCTCCGCCGCAGGCGGATCCGCCTTTGGCGGGCGCGCCCCACGACTTGCCACGCTTTGCCGCGACCGGCGTTTGGCTCAATCTCGTCGAATTGATGAGCATGGAGCATCAAACCGCCGCGGGCCGTTTCGCGCTCGCCCAAGCCGGTCTCACCGCCATCGCGGCGCGCCCCCCGCGAGGTGCGTTAGTGCATGCCTTGCTCCACTGGCTGCGCCACATCGGCTTTGCGCCGACCATGGATCGCTGCGCCCGCTGTGGCACGGTGCTGAACGCCGAAACCGCTGCGTGGTTTACCCCCGCCGACGGCGGCGCCGTCTGCGCCGCGTGTCACGACCATCGCCACTGGACGCAACCACTCCCGCCGGAGGCGCGCGCCGCATGGATCGCGTTGCAGGGCGCCGATCTCGCGTTGCCGACGCCTGCGTGGCCGCCGACCAGCGACCCGCTGTTCCACACCGGCCTGTGGCAATACGTGCTCCACCTCCTCGACCGCCACCCCGCCTCAGAGGCCTACTGGGAGATCGTGTGGGGATGAGAAAGAGAGCTTGTCGTGTCTGGCTCGCGACTTGCCGAAATTGG
This is a stretch of genomic DNA from Deltaproteobacteria bacterium. It encodes these proteins:
- the recO gene encoding DNA repair protein RecO; this encodes MSRAEPQRTQAIILRTRALGEADRIVTFLSETHGKCAGVAPSARRSQRRFGGGLGLGSCGTLLYTPRPGQSLVLLNEFHPLPPPPQADPPLAGAPHDLPRFAATGVWLNLVELMSMEHQTAAGRFALAQAGLTAIAARPPRGALVHALLHWLRHIGFAPTMDRCARCGTVLNAETAAWFTPADGGAVCAACHDHRHWTQPLPPEARAAWIALQGADLALPTPAWPPTSDPLFHTGLWQYVLHLLDRHPASEAYWEIVWG